In Geminocystis sp. NIES-3708, a single window of DNA contains:
- a CDS encoding HAD-IA family hydrolase translates to MAEKMFIFDFDGTIADSRTTLVKIANELAEEFGYDPVTENDVIRLSNLSSRDIILQSPIPAYKIPFLLRRVKKELNQHIANLKPFVGIKEALSKLKQQGFNLGIVTSNMEDNVLEFLENNELEYYFDFVYSANTLFGKNKTINKLIKKHKLVIDEIVYVGDETRDIEAAKKSKIKVIAVAWGFNSADILAQHQPDFLIDKPHQLTEIFL, encoded by the coding sequence ATGGCAGAAAAAATGTTTATATTTGATTTTGATGGCACTATTGCTGATAGTCGCACAACATTGGTTAAAATTGCGAATGAATTAGCTGAGGAATTTGGTTATGATCCTGTTACGGAAAATGATGTTATTCGTTTAAGTAATTTAAGTTCTAGAGATATTATTTTACAATCTCCTATTCCAGCCTATAAAATACCATTTTTATTAAGGCGAGTCAAAAAAGAATTAAATCAACATATCGCAAACCTTAAACCATTTGTGGGGATAAAAGAGGCTTTAAGTAAACTGAAACAACAAGGTTTTAATTTAGGTATTGTTACCTCTAATATGGAAGATAATGTTTTAGAATTTCTTGAAAATAATGAATTAGAATACTATTTTGATTTTGTTTATTCTGCTAATACACTATTTGGAAAAAATAAAACTATTAACAAATTAATTAAAAAACATAAATTAGTAATTGATGAAATAGTCTATGTTGGCGATGAAACTCGTGATATAGAAGCAGCAAAAAAAAGTAAAATAAAAGTTATTGCCGTAGCATGGGGTTTTAATTCTGCCGATATTTTAGCTCAACATCAACCAGATTTTTTAATTGATAAACCTCACCAATTAACCGAAATTTTTTTATAA
- a CDS encoding M48 family metallopeptidase, whose translation MLYFKRKLLYLTISFSVALGLIFTDVRMTQAIPWGELLIRGVQAIQISNLSDQQEVQFGNQIRQQLLSQGKIKLYHNDELYRYVNQIGNKLVSVSNRSNLPYRFEIVDNPQVNAFATMGGYIYLHTGLITTAANEAELASVIAHEIAHVVARHSQKQMRQQAITQGLLSATGLDKANVVKLGVQLAVNLPYSRQDEFEADAIGLQILYDAGYAPRAMVDFMQKLAKTGGKTPTLLSTHPNGVDRAIALDQKIPRQIAYQGYGLDKQAYQYNIRSLLRK comes from the coding sequence GTGCTTTATTTTAAACGTAAATTATTATATTTAACTATCTCTTTCAGTGTTGCACTCGGTTTAATTTTTACAGATGTGAGGATGACTCAAGCTATTCCTTGGGGTGAATTATTGATTAGAGGAGTACAAGCAATTCAAATAAGTAATCTTAGTGATCAACAAGAGGTACAATTTGGAAATCAAATAAGACAACAATTATTATCTCAAGGGAAAATTAAATTATATCATAATGATGAATTATACCGTTATGTTAATCAAATTGGTAATAAGTTAGTCTCCGTTAGTAATCGATCAAATTTACCTTACCGTTTCGAGATTGTAGATAATCCTCAAGTCAATGCTTTTGCCACCATGGGAGGATATATTTATCTTCATACGGGGTTAATTACCACCGCTGCCAATGAAGCAGAATTGGCAAGTGTTATTGCCCATGAAATCGCCCATGTTGTTGCCCGTCATTCTCAAAAACAAATGCGTCAACAAGCTATTACTCAAGGATTGTTAAGTGCCACAGGCTTGGATAAAGCAAACGTAGTAAAATTAGGAGTACAATTAGCCGTTAATTTACCCTATAGTCGTCAAGATGAGTTTGAAGCCGATGCTATTGGTTTACAAATTTTATATGATGCTGGTTATGCACCCCGTGCTATGGTAGATTTTATGCAAAAATTAGCTAAAACTGGTGGTAAAACCCCTACTTTACTTAGCACTCATCCCAATGGTGTAGATCGTGCGATCGCACTTGATCAAAAAATTCCTCGTCAAATTGCTTATCAAGGATATGGTTTAGATAAACAAGCCTATCAGTATAATATCAGGTCGTTATTGAGAAAGTAA
- the uvrB gene encoding excinuclease ABC subunit UvrB, with the protein MFTLQAPFKPTGDQPKAIANLVKSLQSGNTFQTLLGATGTGKTYTIACTIANHQKPTLVLAHNKTLAAQLCNELRQFFPYNAVEYFVSYYDYYQPEAYIAVTDTYIEKSSSINDEIDMLRHSATRSLFERKDVIVVASISCIYGLGMPVEYLKASIPLQINQEYDPRQLIRDLVNVQYTRNDIDMRRATFRIKGDVLEVVPAYEDRVIRIEFFGEEIEAISLLDPVTGQLLDQLERINIYPAKHFVTPQERVEQAIAEIKEELEKRLIEFEKEGKLVEAQRLKQKTNYDLEMLKEVGYCNGVENYSRHLAGRKAGESPDCLVDYFPEDWLLVVDESHVTVPQIRGMYNGDQARKKVLIDHGFRLPSAADNRPLKADEFWQKVKQCIFVSATPSNWEIEQSNNQIFEQIIRPTGILDPQIFVRPSEGQIDDLFSEIKERISKKERVLITTLTKRMSEDLTEYLQEKDINVQYLHSEIQSIERIEILQSLRAGDFDVLIGVNLLREGLDLPEVSLVIILDADKEGFLRSEKSLIQTMGRAARHVNGQAILYADNFTQSMEKAINETNRRREIQQKYNQENNIIPQSIIKKSSNSILEYLDISRKLNKQELEEVYTHLEEITLDKIPNLIKQFEEEMQKAAQNLEFEKAAEYRDKIKHLRSKLLS; encoded by the coding sequence ATGTTTACCTTACAAGCACCTTTTAAACCCACTGGAGATCAACCAAAAGCGATCGCTAATCTGGTAAAATCATTACAATCAGGAAATACTTTTCAAACTTTACTTGGTGCAACAGGTACAGGAAAAACATATACTATTGCTTGTACTATTGCGAACCATCAAAAACCAACTTTAGTCTTAGCCCATAATAAAACCCTTGCAGCTCAACTTTGTAACGAATTAAGACAATTTTTCCCTTATAATGCTGTGGAATATTTTGTCAGCTATTACGACTACTACCAACCAGAAGCATATATTGCCGTTACTGATACTTACATCGAGAAAAGTTCATCTATCAATGATGAGATTGATATGTTAAGACATTCAGCAACTAGATCTCTTTTTGAAAGAAAAGATGTTATTGTCGTGGCTTCTATAAGTTGTATTTACGGTTTGGGAATGCCCGTTGAATACCTTAAAGCCTCTATTCCTCTACAGATTAACCAAGAATATGATCCTCGTCAACTCATTCGAGATTTAGTCAATGTGCAATATACTCGCAATGATATTGATATGCGTCGTGCTACTTTTAGGATAAAAGGTGATGTCTTAGAAGTTGTCCCAGCCTACGAAGATCGAGTTATCAGAATCGAATTTTTTGGAGAAGAAATCGAAGCAATTTCCCTTTTAGATCCTGTTACAGGTCAATTATTAGACCAATTAGAGCGAATTAATATTTACCCTGCTAAGCATTTTGTAACACCACAGGAAAGGGTAGAACAGGCGATCGCTGAGATTAAAGAAGAATTAGAGAAAAGATTAATAGAGTTTGAAAAAGAAGGAAAATTAGTAGAAGCACAAAGGTTAAAACAAAAAACTAACTATGATTTAGAAATGTTAAAAGAGGTGGGATATTGTAATGGTGTCGAAAATTATTCCCGACATTTAGCAGGAAGAAAAGCGGGAGAATCTCCCGATTGTTTAGTCGATTATTTTCCTGAAGATTGGCTTTTAGTAGTAGACGAATCCCATGTCACTGTACCACAAATAAGGGGAATGTATAACGGAGATCAAGCAAGGAAAAAAGTGTTAATTGATCACGGTTTTCGTTTACCTAGTGCGGCAGATAATCGCCCTTTAAAAGCCGATGAATTTTGGCAAAAAGTTAAACAGTGTATTTTCGTTTCAGCTACTCCTAGTAATTGGGAAATTGAGCAATCAAATAATCAAATTTTTGAGCAAATTATTCGCCCTACTGGTATTTTAGATCCGCAAATTTTTGTAAGACCTAGCGAGGGACAAATAGATGACTTATTTTCAGAAATTAAGGAAAGAATTAGTAAAAAAGAACGAGTTTTAATTACTACTTTAACTAAAAGAATGTCAGAAGATTTGACAGAATATTTACAAGAAAAAGATATAAATGTACAATACTTACATTCTGAGATTCAATCCATTGAAAGAATTGAGATTTTACAAAGTTTAAGAGCAGGAGATTTTGATGTCTTAATTGGAGTAAATTTATTAAGGGAAGGTTTAGACTTACCTGAAGTATCTTTAGTGATTATTTTAGATGCTGATAAAGAGGGTTTTTTAAGATCAGAAAAATCATTAATTCAAACGATGGGAAGAGCGGCTCGTCATGTAAATGGACAGGCAATTTTATACGCTGATAATTTTACTCAAAGTATGGAAAAAGCCATCAATGAAACTAATCGCCGTCGAGAAATTCAGCAAAAATATAACCAAGAAAATAATATTATTCCTCAATCTATTATCAAAAAATCTAGCAACTCAATTTTAGAATATTTAGATATATCAAGAAAATTAAATAAACAAGAATTAGAAGAAGTTTATACTCATTTAGAAGAAATAACTTTAGATAAAATCCCTAATTTAATTAAACAATTTGAAGAAGAAATGCAAAAAGCTGCCCAAAATTTAGAGTTTGAAAAAGCGGCTGAATATCGAGATAAGATTAAGCATTTACGCTCAAAATTATTGAGTTGA
- the dmeF gene encoding CDF family Co(II)/Ni(II) efflux transporter DmeF, protein MHYQTLEKWQHSHDFLTGDTNSGEKRTWIVLGFTFMTMIAEIIAGTTFGSMALLADGWHMATHVGAFCITLLTYHYARINAHNPKYTFGTGKVTVLGGFASAIALSVIALITGVESIVRLFDPQEIQFNQAIYVAILGLIVNIVSAFLLQEHDHHNHEHSHHHHDHNLRAAYFHVLADALTSVLAIIALLTARQWGWIWMDAVMGLVATLVIGKWAWGLIADTATILLDGSVNQKTKLKIIDIIESDADNRIVDLHFWNISEHYFSATISIVTHHPQPPEYYKNLLKNISNLSHILIEVNLCDNEECKG, encoded by the coding sequence ATGCACTATCAAACTTTAGAAAAATGGCAACATTCCCATGATTTTTTAACAGGAGATACAAATTCGGGAGAAAAAAGAACTTGGATAGTTTTAGGCTTTACTTTTATGACTATGATAGCCGAAATTATTGCTGGAACTACTTTTGGTTCGATGGCACTATTAGCTGATGGTTGGCACATGGCTACTCATGTAGGTGCTTTTTGTATTACTCTATTAACCTATCATTACGCTCGGATTAACGCCCATAATCCTAAATATACTTTTGGAACTGGAAAAGTTACTGTTTTAGGAGGTTTTGCTAGTGCGATCGCATTATCAGTTATTGCGTTAATTACAGGTGTTGAGTCAATAGTTCGTTTGTTCGATCCCCAAGAAATTCAATTTAATCAAGCTATTTATGTTGCTATTTTAGGCTTAATCGTTAATATTGTTAGTGCATTTTTATTACAAGAACATGACCACCATAATCATGAACATTCTCATCACCATCATGATCATAATCTTCGAGCGGCATATTTTCACGTTTTAGCCGATGCGTTAACCTCTGTATTGGCTATTATTGCCTTATTAACTGCTAGACAATGGGGTTGGATTTGGATGGATGCAGTTATGGGTTTAGTGGCAACCCTAGTTATAGGTAAATGGGCATGGGGTTTAATTGCTGATACTGCAACTATTTTACTTGATGGTAGTGTTAATCAAAAAACGAAATTAAAAATTATCGATATTATTGAATCAGATGCAGATAATCGCATTGTCGATTTACATTTTTGGAATATCAGTGAACATTATTTTTCTGCTACTATTTCTATCGTTACCCATCATCCTCAACCCCCTGAATATTATAAAAATTTATTGAAAAACATATCTAATTTATCCCATATTTTAATTGAAGTTAATCTTTGTGATAACGAAGAATGTAAGGGTTAA
- a CDS encoding MBL fold metallo-hydrolase — protein sequence MQLTWLDSNSWLIEIAGLRILLDPWLVGTLVFGNATWLLEGKKCTLREIPENIDLILLSQGLEDHAHPPTLKILDHHLPVIGSENAGKVCQDLGFKNIKTLKHDETYIFDDKITIQAVTGSPVGPNLVENGYIIRDLTNEESLYYEPHGFHSPNLKQKETVKVIITPLTNIKIPFIGSVIKGQEKAIEACQWLKPEFILSTAAGGDLEFQGLLTKILKEEGSIDNFRHLLSKENLSTRVIELEPWATVTI from the coding sequence ATGCAGTTAACTTGGTTAGATAGCAATTCATGGTTAATCGAAATTGCTGGATTAAGAATTTTACTTGATCCTTGGTTAGTAGGAACTCTTGTCTTTGGAAATGCGACATGGCTATTAGAAGGAAAAAAATGCACTTTACGGGAAATTCCTGAAAATATTGATCTAATTTTATTATCTCAAGGTTTAGAAGATCACGCCCATCCTCCAACATTAAAAATCTTAGATCATCATTTACCTGTCATAGGCTCAGAAAATGCAGGAAAAGTTTGTCAAGATTTAGGTTTCAAGAATATTAAAACCTTAAAACACGATGAAACTTATATTTTTGATGATAAAATCACAATACAAGCAGTAACAGGTTCTCCAGTAGGTCCAAATTTAGTGGAAAATGGTTATATTATTCGGGATTTAACTAATGAAGAATCTTTATATTATGAACCTCATGGTTTCCATTCACCTAATTTAAAACAAAAAGAAACAGTAAAAGTAATTATCACACCATTAACTAATATAAAAATACCGTTTATTGGTTCAGTAATAAAAGGGCAAGAAAAGGCAATAGAAGCATGTCAATGGTTAAAACCAGAATTCATTTTATCCACTGCGGCGGGAGGAGACTTAGAATTTCAGGGCTTATTAACGAAGATATTAAAAGAAGAAGGTTCAATAGATAATTTTCGTCATCTACTATCCAAAGAAAATCTTAGCACTAGAGTGATTGAACTAGAGCCTTGGGCAACCGTTACAATTTGA
- a CDS encoding IS1 family transposase (programmed frameshift), with translation MKCPECGSKNINKNGIKKGKQNHICVHCRGQFIAPEQLSGKGYSDDLRKECLKMYVNGMGFRAIGRIKQVHHTTIISWVKAVGQILRQSYHPETRPEVGELDELQTFVGSKKNIWRWTAVDHFHEGILEWVIGDRSAKTFRPLWEQVKKWHCYFYVTEGWKVYGNFIPEGDQIICKTYMTRVEGENTRLRYYLARLHRKTLCYSKSMEILKYSVSLLIHYLKFKDIPIPFRPLGRPTFSLLHT, from the exons ATGAAATGTCCAGAATGTGGCTCCAAGAATATCAATAAAAATGGCATAAAAAAAGGAAAACAAAATCATATTTGTGTTCATTGTCGCGGACAATTTATAGCTCCAGAACAACTCAGTGGTAAAGGTTATAGTGATGATCTCAGAAAAGAATGCTTAAAAATGTACGTCAATGGTATGGGTTTTCGAGCTATTGGGAGGATTAAACAGGTGCATCATACAACGATCATCTCTTGGGTTAAAGCAGTGGGTCAAATTTTGCGACAGAGCTATCATCCAGAAACGCGACCAGAAGTTGGAGAATTAGATGAATTGCAAACCTTTGTCGGCTCAAAAAAAAAC ATCTGGCGATGGACAGCGGTAGATCATTTTCACGAGGGTATATTGGAATGGGTCATAGGGGATAGAAGTGCAAAAACATTTAGACCGTTGTGGGAGCAAGTAAAAAAATGGCATTGTTATTTTTATGTAACAGAAGGGTGGAAAGTCTATGGAAACTTTATTCCTGAGGGCGACCAAATCATCTGTAAAACATACATGACCAGAGTGGAGGGAGAAAATACGAGATTAAGATATTATCTTGCTAGACTACATCGAAAAACTTTATGTTATTCAAAATCCATGGAGATTTTAAAGTATTCTGTTTCACTATTGATTCACTATCTCAAATTTAAAGATATACCAATTCCTTTTCGTCCTTTAGGGAGACCTACTTTTAGTCTTCTTCATACCTAA
- a CDS encoding type II toxin-antitoxin system RelE/ParE family toxin → MADKPIYWIGTSKEDISSFPAEAKRKAGLQLRAVQQGLQPTDFKLMAVIGKGVAEIRVWTGDTYRVFYVAKFPEAVYVLHAFGKKTQKTSKQDIEVGKQRYQQMLEYRQSLGE, encoded by the coding sequence ATGGCAGATAAACCAATCTACTGGATTGGCACATCAAAGGAGGATATTAGTAGTTTTCCTGCGGAGGCAAAGCGAAAGGCTGGTTTACAGCTCAGGGCGGTTCAACAGGGATTACAACCCACTGACTTTAAGCTAATGGCTGTCATTGGTAAAGGAGTCGCTGAAATTAGAGTATGGACTGGAGATACTTACCGTGTATTTTATGTGGCAAAGTTCCCCGAAGCCGTTTATGTCCTTCATGCCTTTGGTAAAAAAACCCAGAAGACATCTAAACAGGATATTGAAGTAGGGAAACAACGTTATCAACAAATGCTCGAATATAGACAATCTTTAGGGGAGTAA
- a CDS encoding helix-turn-helix domain-containing protein — protein MTIAQSVQITKGSDNVFEDLGFEAEEAMNLKIRADLMLQLRFYIEAQGWTQQQAAAFFKETQPRISNLLNGDITRFSIDKLINMLAKTGMKIKVELYA, from the coding sequence ATGACTATTGCTCAATCAGTACAAATTACCAAAGGTAGTGATAATGTCTTTGAAGACTTGGGCTTTGAAGCCGAAGAAGCCATGAATCTCAAGATTAGAGCGGACTTAATGTTACAGTTACGCTTTTACATCGAAGCACAGGGATGGACACAACAACAAGCTGCCGCCTTTTTTAAGGAAACTCAGCCCCGAATTAGTAACCTTCTCAATGGTGACATTACTCGTTTTAGTATCGATAAACTCATTAATATGTTAGCCAAAACGGGCATGAAGATTAAAGTTGAGCTTTATGCGTGA
- a CDS encoding type II toxin-antitoxin system PemK/MazF family toxin: protein MSYSKYDIILVRYPFSDLSSSKVRPAIVINASHSSMDYFIVPLSSRTQNLLAGEFILKDWQSGGLNVESSVKRGIFTIESTLIIKKIGVLTSEDINTLEQSLKQWLGWQE from the coding sequence ATGAGTTACTCTAAATATGACATCATCTTAGTTCGGTATCCCTTTTCTGACTTATCTAGTAGTAAAGTACGCCCTGCTATCGTTATCAATGCCTCTCATTCTTCTATGGATTACTTTATTGTGCCTTTGAGCAGTCGCACTCAAAACCTCTTGGCTGGAGAGTTTATTCTTAAAGATTGGCAAAGTGGGGGATTAAATGTCGAAAGTTCAGTTAAACGGGGTATATTTACCATTGAAAGTACCTTAATCATCAAGAAGATAGGTGTATTAACATCAGAGGATATTAACACCCTTGAACAAAGTCTCAAACAATGGTTAGGATGGCAGGAGTGA
- a CDS encoding type I restriction enzyme HsdR N-terminal domain-containing protein — MNEAETRAELIDPKLKEAGWGVVAHSAIKREVIALGRLLGGGKRAKSLIADYVLVYRNQKLAVIEAKRRDLPDTEGLQQAKEYAQRLQTPFTYSTNGIGIYQVDMRTAQEGYVDRFPTPEDWHW, encoded by the coding sequence ATGAATGAAGCCGAAACCAGAGCCGAATTAATTGACCCTAAATTAAAAGAAGCGGGTTGGGGAGTTGTTGCCCATAGTGCCATTAAAAGGGAAGTTATTGCCCTCGGACGACTCTTAGGCGGTGGAAAGAGAGCTAAATCTTTAATTGCTGATTATGTCTTGGTTTACCGTAACCAGAAATTAGCCGTCATCGAAGCTAAAAGAAGAGATTTACCCGATACCGAAGGACTCCAACAAGCCAAGGAATATGCTCAACGACTTCAAACACCCTTCACTTACTCTACCAATGGTATTGGTATTTATCAAGTTGACATGAGAACCGCCCAAGAAGGTTATGTCGATCGTTTCCCCACTCCCGAAGATTGGCATTGGTGA
- a CDS encoding IS1 family transposase (programmed frameshift), which produces MKCPECGSKNINKNGIKKGKQNHICVHCRGQFIAPEQLSGKGYSDDLRKECLKMYVNGMGFRAIGRIKQVHHTTIISWVKAVGQILPQSYHPETRPEVGELDELQTFVGSKKNIWRWTAVDHFHEGILEWVIGDRSAKTFRPLWEQVKKWHCYFYVTDGWKVYGNFIPEGDQIICKTYMTRVEGENTRLRYYLARLHRKTLCYSKSMEILKYSVSLLIHYLKFKDIPIPFRPLGRPTFSLLHT; this is translated from the exons ATGAAATGTCCAGAATGTGGCTCCAAGAATATCAATAAAAATGGCATAAAAAAAGGAAAACAAAATCATATTTGTGTTCATTGTCGCGGACAATTTATAGCTCCAGAACAACTCAGTGGTAAAGGTTATAGTGATGATCTCAGAAAAGAATGCTTAAAAATGTACGTCAATGGTATGGGTTTTCGAGCTATTGGGAGGATTAAACAGGTGCATCATACAACGATCATCTCTTGGGTTAAAGCAGTGGGTCAAATTTTGCCACAGAGCTATCATCCAGAAACGCGACCAGAAGTTGGAGAATTAGATGAATTGCAAACCTTTGTCGGCTCAAAAAAAAAC ATCTGGCGATGGACAGCGGTAGATCATTTTCACGAGGGTATATTGGAATGGGTCATAGGGGATAGAAGTGCAAAAACATTTAGACCGTTGTGGGAGCAAGTAAAAAAATGGCATTGTTATTTTTATGTAACAGACGGGTGGAAAGTCTATGGAAACTTTATTCCTGAGGGCGACCAAATCATCTGTAAAACATACATGACCAGAGTGGAGGGAGAAAATACGAGATTAAGATATTATCTTGCTAGACTACATCGAAAAACTTTATGTTATTCAAAATCCATGGAGATTTTAAAGTATTCTGTTTCACTATTGATTCACTATCTCAAATTTAAAGATATACCAATTCCTTTTCGTCCTTTAGGGAGACCTACTTTTAGTCTTCTTCATACCTAA
- a CDS encoding restriction endonuclease subunit S: MEPLILKGLYGYFIKTEVFIVKYFTNNPNGINWIKISDASASSKYIYQTKEKIKPEGIRNSRLVNEGDFILSNSMSFGRPYIMKTSGCIHYGWLVLKDKSGLFDQDYLYYFLGSNTTYKQFDNLAAGSTVRNLNTTPIQKVEIVIPPLEVQKRIVEILDEAFEGIDRAIALSKQNLLNAHELFDSYLNNIFTNKGDDWVEKKLGDICQNLDSKRIPITKSQRKKGNIPYYGASGIVDYVEGYIFDENLLLISDENLLLISEDGANLLARTYPIAFSISGKTWVNNHAHVLKFKSINLQKFIEYYFNSISLKPYVTGMAQPKLNQTTLNSIIVPFPSEKYCQNIVNKLDKLSTEVKRLEEIYQKKVALVNEGMIERGKK, translated from the coding sequence ATTGAGCCATTAATCTTAAAAGGCCTCTACGGTTACTTTATAAAAACCGAAGTCTTCATTGTTAAATACTTTACTAATAATCCAAACGGTATAAATTGGATAAAAATATCAGATGCTTCTGCTAGTTCTAAATATATTTATCAAACAAAAGAGAAAATAAAACCCGAAGGAATTAGAAATTCAAGATTAGTAAATGAGGGTGATTTCATCTTATCAAATTCGATGAGTTTTGGTCGTCCTTATATAATGAAAACATCTGGTTGCATTCATTATGGTTGGTTAGTTTTAAAAGACAAGTCAGGATTATTTGATCAAGATTATCTTTACTATTTCTTAGGTTCAAATACAACATATAAGCAATTTGATAATTTAGCGGCAGGTTCAACAGTAAGAAATCTCAATACAACTCCTATTCAAAAAGTAGAAATCGTTATCCCTCCCCTTGAGGTACAGAAAAGGATAGTAGAGATATTAGACGAGGCGTTTGAGGGGATAGACAGGGCGATCGCACTCTCTAAACAAAACCTCCTCAATGCCCATGAACTATTCGACTCCTACCTTAATAACATCTTTACTAATAAGGGTGATGATTGGGTTGAGAAAAAGTTAGGGGATATTTGTCAAAATTTAGATAGTAAAAGAATACCTATTACTAAATCTCAAAGAAAAAAAGGTAATATTCCTTATTATGGTGCATCAGGAATAGTTGATTATGTAGAAGGCTATATATTTGATGAAAATTTATTATTAATATCAGATGAAAATTTATTATTAATATCAGAAGATGGTGCAAATCTTTTAGCTAGAACTTATCCAATAGCTTTTTCAATTAGCGGTAAGACATGGGTTAATAATCATGCTCATGTTCTAAAATTTAAGAGTATCAATTTACAGAAATTTATAGAATATTATTTTAACTCTATTTCACTGAAACCATATGTAACAGGAATGGCTCAACCTAAATTAAATCAAACTACTCTTAATTCAATTATTGTACCCTTTCCTTCTGAAAAATATTGTCAAAATATAGTAAATAAACTAGATAAACTATCAACAGAAGTAAAAAGATTAGAGGAGATATATCAAAAAAAAGTGGCGTTGGTGAATGAGGGTATGATAGAAAGAGGAAAAAAGTGA
- a CDS encoding type II toxin-antitoxin system YhaV family toxin: MKPIQINGYLIYFHPLFYQQWLELVNRVKYLKEKLEPENFVTHPEVKLLKALDQGIKDKISNDPFASYFVLKKPLQKYSRLKKMGLPSRYRLFFRVFKEANTIIILWLGFPRKEGDKKDCYNVFSKMVINGNFPEDMSSFLDLVNNSGYDN; encoded by the coding sequence ATGAAGCCCATCCAAATAAATGGATATTTAATTTACTTTCACCCCCTTTTTTATCAACAATGGTTAGAGTTAGTAAATAGAGTTAAATATCTTAAGGAAAAATTAGAGCCAGAAAACTTTGTAACTCATCCAGAAGTTAAACTATTAAAAGCATTAGATCAAGGCATAAAAGATAAAATATCAAACGATCCTTTTGCCTCTTATTTTGTTCTCAAAAAACCTTTGCAAAAATATAGCCGTCTCAAAAAAATGGGTTTACCATCGAGGTATCGGCTATTTTTTCGAGTATTTAAAGAAGCAAATACAATTATTATTTTGTGGCTAGGTTTTCCCCGTAAAGAAGGAGATAAAAAAGACTGCTATAATGTATTTTCTAAGATGGTTATTAATGGTAATTTTCCCGAAGATATGAGCAGTTTTTTAGACTTGGTTAATAATTCAGGATATGATAATTAA
- a CDS encoding putative toxin-antitoxin system toxin component, PIN family, with amino-acid sequence MSKLRLVLDTNIFISALLSKKSIPFKVVNFAFNHHILLTSDETLTEVKRVLNRQKFDKYLSKEERYIFLTKFMKTAEKVVITKRFNACLDSKDNCFLDLAVSGKANFLISGDDDLLVLNPFENIPIITANVFASDFIEV; translated from the coding sequence ATGAGTAAGTTACGTTTAGTTTTAGATACCAATATTTTCATAAGTGCTTTATTATCAAAAAAATCTATTCCTTTTAAGGTAGTTAATTTTGCATTTAATCATCATATTTTACTTACTTCTGATGAAACTTTGACGGAGGTAAAAAGAGTTTTAAATAGGCAAAAATTTGATAAATATTTATCTAAGGAAGAGCGTTATATTTTCTTGACAAAGTTTATGAAAACGGCGGAAAAAGTCGTTATTACAAAACGCTTTAATGCCTGTCTTGATTCTAAAGATAATTGTTTTTTGGATTTGGCAGTATCGGGTAAAGCTAATTTTCTGATTTCAGGGGATGATGATTTATTGGTGTTAAATCCTTTTGAAAATATACCAATCATTACCGCTAATGTTTTTGCTAGTGATTTTATTGAGGTTTAA